A genomic region of Fodinisporobacter ferrooxydans contains the following coding sequences:
- a CDS encoding peptide ABC transporter substrate-binding protein, which translates to MKKKYLYKTLGGFLATSVLLTGCGGGAAAGTAAGSGGSSSGKQSVSLDLITEPPTLDPAMATDTTSDFVINAAFEGLTHLGSDNKPVPGIAESWSTSQNGTVWTFKLRDAKWSNGDPVTANDFVYAWKHILNPKTGAQFANYLYYIKGAKEYNTNKGSADQVAVKAIDDHTLQVTLNTPVPFFLDLTAFHPYFPVDQKVVEKNPKWAADASTIVSDGPFKVASWQHQQKLVLQKNQNYWDKNSIKLDQVTGVIVNDLNTQYQMFKSGQLDMDVKLPATLTPKLLQSGEAKIYPLAGTYMLEFNTQKKPFDNVNIRKALSLAIDRQSLVKDVTQQGETPAYAFVPPGDPGKNGDFRKEGGDLFKDDVAQAKQLLAQGLKEEGLSQLPPITYQYNTVDYNKKIAEAIQQMWKKNLGVDVTLQNEDWKIYLDKLTKGDFQIGRMGWIQSYTDPSAELDLLKSDFGSNYTRWKNKQFDKYVNEAETTTDVSKRMDDMHKADQLIIDQAPVAPLFFYTNVFAFNKKIDGIVVHPSDTFPDVRYMSVK; encoded by the coding sequence ATGAAGAAAAAGTATTTGTATAAAACGTTAGGCGGCTTCCTGGCTACATCTGTACTTCTAACCGGTTGCGGCGGCGGTGCAGCTGCAGGGACTGCAGCGGGTTCCGGAGGCAGCTCCTCCGGCAAACAAAGCGTTTCGCTGGATTTGATCACAGAACCGCCGACGCTCGACCCGGCAATGGCAACCGATACGACATCTGATTTCGTGATCAATGCAGCATTTGAAGGCCTTACGCATTTGGGGTCGGACAATAAGCCCGTACCAGGTATTGCGGAATCTTGGTCGACTTCTCAGAATGGCACAGTCTGGACATTTAAGCTGCGTGATGCAAAATGGAGCAACGGTGATCCAGTGACGGCAAATGATTTTGTTTACGCATGGAAACATATCCTCAATCCGAAAACCGGCGCTCAGTTTGCAAACTATCTCTACTATATTAAAGGCGCGAAAGAATACAATACAAACAAAGGCAGTGCGGATCAAGTAGCGGTAAAAGCAATTGATGACCATACACTCCAGGTAACACTAAATACTCCGGTACCTTTCTTCCTGGATCTGACTGCTTTCCACCCATATTTCCCGGTTGATCAAAAAGTTGTGGAAAAAAATCCGAAATGGGCAGCAGATGCATCTACCATTGTCAGCGACGGTCCGTTTAAAGTTGCGTCATGGCAGCACCAACAAAAACTCGTATTACAGAAAAACCAAAACTATTGGGACAAAAATTCTATTAAATTGGATCAGGTAACAGGTGTTATCGTCAACGACCTCAATACACAGTATCAAATGTTCAAAAGCGGCCAGCTCGATATGGACGTAAAGCTGCCGGCTACTCTTACACCGAAGCTGTTGCAGTCCGGAGAAGCCAAGATTTATCCGCTTGCCGGCACATATATGCTGGAATTTAATACACAGAAGAAGCCGTTCGACAACGTAAATATTCGTAAAGCGCTCAGCCTTGCGATCGACCGGCAATCTCTCGTCAAGGACGTTACGCAACAAGGAGAAACGCCTGCGTATGCGTTTGTACCGCCTGGGGATCCGGGTAAAAACGGAGATTTCCGCAAAGAAGGCGGCGACTTATTTAAAGATGATGTTGCACAAGCAAAACAACTCTTGGCACAAGGCCTGAAGGAAGAGGGTCTCAGCCAATTGCCGCCGATCACATATCAATACAACACGGTCGACTACAATAAAAAGATTGCAGAAGCGATTCAACAAATGTGGAAAAAGAATCTTGGCGTTGATGTTACACTGCAAAACGAAGATTGGAAAATTTATCTCGACAAGTTGACAAAGGGCGATTTCCAAATCGGCCGGATGGGCTGGATTCAAAGCTACACAGATCCAAGTGCGGAGCTGGATCTTCTGAAAAGCGACTTTGGCAGCAACTATACGCGGTGGAAAAACAAACAATTCGACAAATATGTCAATGAAGCGGAAACCACAACAGATGTTTCGAAACGCATGGATGACATGCACAAGGCAGACCAGTTGATCATTGATCAGGCACCGGTTGCGCCGCTCTTCTTCTATACCAACGTCTTTGCATTCAATAAAAAAATAGATGGTATCGTTGTCCATCCGAGTGATACATTCCCGGATGTGCGTTATATGAGCGTGAAATAA
- a CDS encoding ABC transporter ATP-binding protein: protein MELLQLRNIKKHFKVRKSIVRAVDGITFSISKGETLGLVGESGCGKSTTGRLILGLNPITDGEILYRNENVLRIKGQSAKRYRRNVQMVFQDPYASLDPRMNIEDLIAEGIDIHGLAGGRERRERVLDLALRVGLKKDHLSRYPHEFSGGQRQRIGIARALAVQPELIIADEPISALDVSIQAQVMTLLQSLQEEFGLTYIFISHDLTMVQYISDRVGVMYLGKLVEYGDCEEIYNYPQHPYTKALLSAIPILGEKRERVRLSGDVPSPANIPSGCRFHTRCPFATDRCREEEPILKGGESHLVACHLIES from the coding sequence ATGGAACTCTTACAGTTACGGAACATAAAAAAGCATTTTAAAGTTCGCAAAAGTATTGTTCGGGCGGTAGACGGAATTACATTCTCAATTTCAAAAGGAGAAACACTTGGGCTTGTCGGTGAATCCGGTTGTGGCAAATCTACAACGGGCCGGCTCATATTGGGGCTGAATCCGATAACAGATGGAGAAATTCTCTACCGAAATGAAAATGTTCTGCGTATCAAAGGCCAATCTGCCAAGCGATATCGCCGCAATGTACAAATGGTTTTTCAGGATCCGTACGCTTCGTTGGATCCTAGAATGAATATTGAAGATTTGATTGCGGAAGGTATTGATATTCATGGTCTGGCCGGCGGTCGGGAACGAAGGGAGCGGGTATTGGATTTGGCGCTTCGCGTAGGGCTGAAAAAAGACCATCTATCCCGCTATCCACACGAGTTTTCCGGTGGACAGCGGCAGCGCATTGGGATTGCACGGGCACTGGCGGTACAGCCGGAACTAATCATTGCAGATGAACCGATTTCGGCACTTGATGTATCGATTCAGGCACAAGTGATGACACTTTTGCAATCACTGCAAGAGGAGTTTGGTTTAACATATATATTCATTTCCCATGATTTGACGATGGTTCAATATATCAGTGATCGCGTCGGTGTCATGTACTTGGGCAAATTAGTTGAATATGGCGACTGTGAGGAAATTTATAATTATCCACAGCATCCATATACGAAAGCATTGCTTTCGGCAATCCCGATACTCGGGGAGAAACGGGAGCGGGTCCGGCTGAGCGGGGATGTGCCAAGCCCTGCAAACATTCCCAGTGGATGCCGTTTCCATACGCGTTGTCCGTTTGCAACGGATCGCTGCCGTGAGGAAGAACCCATCTTGAAGGGAGGTGAGAGTCACCTCGTCGCTTGCCACTTGATAGAGTCATAA
- a CDS encoding ABC transporter ATP-binding protein codes for MLELKQLTVHFQTPHGMVQAVRGVSLQIEEGETLAIVGESGSGKSVAVQSVMRLLPKNSSVSGEILWRGKNLMLLTEKEMQGIRGGEIGMVFQDPMTALNPTMKIGDQIAEALIRHKKFSVNQAKGLAVELLEKVGIPDPRRRADSYPHEYSGGMRQRAVIAIAIACSPRLLIADEPTTALDVTIQAQILELIKELQQQMGMGVLLITHDLAVVHEAADKVAVMYAGRVIEFGNVKDVLQYPAHPYTRGLLNSKPKPGDRSALVPIPGNPPDLLHPPVGCSFASRCPYAMRICAEHNPPVFKTDRQETSCWLLHPQREGRQPWNSYSYGT; via the coding sequence ATGCTGGAACTAAAGCAGTTAACGGTTCATTTTCAGACCCCGCACGGAATGGTACAGGCCGTACGCGGCGTTTCCCTCCAAATAGAAGAAGGAGAGACGTTGGCGATTGTCGGAGAGTCCGGTTCCGGGAAAAGTGTTGCGGTGCAAAGCGTCATGAGACTCCTCCCAAAAAACTCCAGTGTTTCCGGGGAAATTTTGTGGCGTGGAAAAAACCTTATGCTGCTTACGGAAAAAGAGATGCAAGGGATCCGTGGCGGAGAAATCGGAATGGTTTTTCAAGACCCGATGACTGCTTTGAATCCGACGATGAAAATAGGGGATCAAATTGCTGAAGCGTTGATCCGACATAAAAAATTTTCGGTCAATCAAGCGAAGGGTTTGGCGGTTGAACTATTGGAGAAGGTTGGCATACCCGATCCAAGACGTCGCGCCGATAGTTATCCCCATGAATATAGTGGCGGGATGCGTCAGCGGGCTGTGATCGCAATCGCGATCGCTTGTTCGCCAAGACTTTTGATTGCTGACGAGCCTACCACTGCCCTCGACGTTACCATTCAGGCACAAATCCTTGAACTGATAAAGGAATTACAACAGCAGATGGGCATGGGCGTCCTTTTAATCACACACGATTTGGCGGTTGTACATGAAGCGGCCGATAAAGTGGCGGTGATGTACGCGGGTCGCGTGATTGAATTTGGAAACGTGAAAGATGTCCTTCAGTACCCGGCTCACCCGTATACACGCGGTCTCTTAAACTCAAAACCAAAACCGGGTGACCGGTCAGCGCTTGTCCCGATTCCTGGAAATCCCCCGGATTTATTGCATCCGCCCGTGGGTTGTTCGTTTGCATCGCGTTGTCCCTATGCGATGCGTATTTGCGCTGAGCACAATCCACCCGTGTTTAAAACAGATCGCCAAGAAACGTCTTGCTGGTTGCTGCATCCGCAAAGGGAAGGAAGACAGCCATGGAACTCTTACAGTTACGGAACATAA
- a CDS encoding ABC transporter permease, with translation MQEYAEHLFDPLPAEALPEEAERPTLTYRQDVRRRFLKNKLAVFSLSVIAILIIMAVFGPDMTKYSYSTQVLSQKNLPPSGMHWFGTDDLGRDVFSRCWYGARISLFIGFMAALIDLVIGVIYGGISGFFGGKVDEIMMRIVEILYGLPYLLMVILMMVVMGPGLFTIIVAMTVTGWVNMARLVRGQVLQLKELDYVFVARSLGASVPRILWRHLVPNTFGPILVNMTLTIPSAIFGEAVLSFLGLGVPAPLASWGTMANDGLSSILDGDTWRLFFPAILISLAMFAFNVLGDGMSEALDPKM, from the coding sequence ATGCAAGAATATGCAGAACATTTATTTGACCCCTTGCCAGCCGAAGCTCTCCCAGAGGAAGCAGAGCGTCCGACGTTAACATACCGGCAGGACGTCCGACGTCGTTTTTTGAAAAATAAACTTGCTGTGTTCAGTTTATCCGTCATTGCAATCCTAATCATAATGGCAGTATTTGGGCCGGATATGACCAAATATTCCTACAGTACACAGGTTTTATCGCAAAAAAACCTTCCCCCCAGCGGAATGCATTGGTTTGGGACAGATGACTTGGGCCGGGACGTGTTCAGCCGTTGTTGGTATGGAGCCCGTATCTCCCTCTTCATCGGATTTATGGCAGCGCTGATTGATTTGGTCATTGGTGTTATCTACGGCGGGATCTCCGGATTTTTCGGTGGGAAAGTCGACGAAATCATGATGCGGATTGTGGAGATTTTGTACGGTCTTCCGTACCTGCTCATGGTAATTCTCATGATGGTTGTAATGGGGCCCGGATTGTTTACGATTATCGTGGCTATGACCGTTACCGGCTGGGTGAATATGGCGCGGCTGGTACGCGGGCAGGTTTTGCAACTGAAGGAGCTTGACTATGTGTTTGTCGCTCGCTCCCTTGGTGCGTCTGTTCCGCGCATTTTATGGCGGCATTTGGTGCCAAACACGTTTGGTCCGATTTTGGTAAACATGACGTTGACCATTCCATCTGCCATTTTTGGTGAAGCAGTTCTCAGCTTTCTCGGACTGGGCGTGCCGGCGCCGTTGGCCAGCTGGGGGACGATGGCAAATGACGGCCTATCTTCCATTCTTGATGGCGATACGTGGCGTTTGTTTTTCCCGGCAATCCTGATTTCCCTGGCAATGTTTGCGTTTAACGTATTGGGAGACGGCATGTCCGAAGCATTGGATCCAAAAATGTAA
- a CDS encoding ABC transporter permease: MVFYSLKRLLWMAVTLWVIITLTFFLMHAIPGNPIANEQNMSPEIFQNMMNYYHLNEPLGVQYFDYLKSLLQGNLGPSIQWQDQSVNQIIGQGFPISMQVGLWAICIAFILGVGFGAIAAIKQNGWQDYSAMVLAILGISVPNFVLATLLINYLGVVWGILPAAGWGTVAQEIMPIIALAVTPTAYFARMMRASMLETLRQDYVRTARAKGLPFARIIWKHMIRNSILPVLTMLGPLAAYVLTGSFVVEKIFGIPGLGQLYVSAITNRDYPMILGTTVFFSAVLIFILFLVDIAYACVDPRIQVTGRKA; this comes from the coding sequence TTGGTGTTTTATTCACTAAAGCGGTTACTCTGGATGGCTGTAACACTTTGGGTGATTATCACGTTGACATTCTTCTTGATGCACGCGATCCCTGGCAATCCAATTGCAAATGAGCAAAACATGAGTCCGGAAATCTTTCAAAACATGATGAACTACTACCATTTGAATGAGCCGCTTGGCGTGCAGTATTTCGATTACCTAAAATCTCTTCTGCAAGGGAATCTGGGGCCGTCGATTCAATGGCAGGATCAGTCGGTAAACCAGATTATCGGACAAGGGTTTCCGATTTCCATGCAAGTCGGACTTTGGGCTATATGTATCGCATTCATTCTGGGTGTCGGGTTTGGAGCAATTGCCGCGATTAAACAAAACGGCTGGCAGGACTATAGTGCCATGGTGCTCGCCATTCTCGGCATATCTGTTCCGAATTTTGTGCTTGCAACATTATTAATCAACTATCTGGGTGTCGTATGGGGGATTTTGCCTGCTGCCGGTTGGGGAACTGTTGCGCAAGAGATCATGCCGATCATTGCACTGGCCGTCACTCCCACCGCGTATTTTGCACGAATGATGCGCGCTTCGATGTTGGAGACATTGCGCCAAGATTATGTGAGAACTGCACGTGCGAAGGGACTTCCGTTTGCACGTATCATTTGGAAGCATATGATTCGAAATTCGATTCTGCCGGTCTTGACCATGCTTGGACCGCTGGCGGCGTACGTGTTGACCGGAAGTTTTGTCGTTGAAAAGATTTTTGGGATACCTGGACTCGGTCAATTGTATGTTTCGGCTATCACTAATCGTGACTATCCAATGATATTGGGTACGACGGTATTTTTCAGCGCAGTTTTGATCTTCATTTTGTTCTTGGTTGATATTGCATACGCATGTGTGGACCCGCGAATTCAAGTCACGGGGAGGAAAGCTTGA
- a CDS encoding Lrp/AsnC family transcriptional regulator — translation MSMHIENIDDLDLKIISHLQEDGRKSFKEIADDVGVTERTVRLRVSQLKENGIIQIVGVVSPIKLGLQVVAIVQIAIDEAELLNSIELLKEMPEVRFITWTTGEYQLLIQVVNHSLHSLLNFLKEKIKTIPNIRKTNVMLEMEVFKNEFRFVRNNQILGKENENGG, via the coding sequence ATGAGCATGCATATAGAAAATATCGATGACCTAGATTTGAAGATTATTTCACACTTGCAAGAAGATGGTAGAAAATCATTCAAGGAAATTGCAGATGATGTTGGCGTAACGGAGAGAACGGTTCGGTTGCGGGTATCTCAGTTGAAAGAAAACGGTATTATTCAAATTGTCGGTGTCGTAAGCCCGATTAAGCTCGGACTTCAAGTTGTTGCGATCGTACAAATTGCAATTGATGAAGCAGAATTGCTGAATAGTATTGAACTGCTGAAAGAAATGCCGGAAGTTCGCTTTATTACTTGGACTACCGGAGAGTATCAATTATTGATACAGGTGGTAAACCATTCTCTCCATTCGTTGTTGAATTTTTTGAAAGAAAAGATTAAGACAATCCCAAACATCAGAAAAACGAATGTCATGCTAGAGATGGAAGTTTTCAAAAATGAATTTAGGTTTGTCAGAAACAATCAAATACTAGGTAAAGAGAATGAAAACGGGGGTTGA
- a CDS encoding patatin-like phospholipase family protein, with the protein MRVNAVFEGGGIFAISFAGAIQALEQRGYVWDGLAGTSAGAIVAALLASGYTGEQLRQLVFELDYRRFLGEGLLYKIPFIGKWMEIWLYCGMYRNDPLEKWLGDLLAKKGVRTFSDLPAGKLKIIVSDITNGRMLVIPDDLKKYGVLEKDFPIANAVKMSSSIPFFFQPVKWKIRKRKEKIYAVDGGILSNYPIWLFDNGTLSRQPTIGFRFQGKDNDGFPKRIKGPISKLEAIFQTMLRAHDLRHIDQQDASRTILIPTGSISFTQFHLTKEDQDFLYASGYHAAEDFVRKQK; encoded by the coding sequence GTGCGTGTGAATGCCGTTTTTGAAGGCGGTGGAATATTTGCAATTTCGTTCGCTGGGGCGATTCAAGCATTGGAACAAAGAGGATATGTCTGGGACGGTTTGGCTGGAACGTCAGCCGGTGCCATTGTTGCTGCGCTTCTTGCCAGCGGTTACACTGGAGAACAATTGCGACAGTTGGTATTTGAATTGGATTATCGAAGATTTCTGGGGGAAGGATTGCTTTATAAGATTCCTTTCATAGGAAAATGGATGGAAATCTGGTTGTATTGCGGGATGTATCGAAATGACCCGTTGGAAAAATGGCTGGGAGACTTGTTGGCCAAAAAAGGAGTTCGTACATTTAGTGATCTTCCTGCTGGGAAATTAAAAATTATTGTTTCAGATATTACGAACGGCCGTATGCTGGTGATACCTGACGATCTAAAGAAATACGGAGTATTGGAAAAGGATTTTCCAATTGCAAATGCCGTTAAGATGAGTTCATCCATCCCATTTTTCTTTCAACCAGTGAAATGGAAGATCAGAAAAAGGAAGGAAAAGATTTATGCTGTGGATGGAGGAATTCTTAGCAATTATCCGATTTGGCTATTTGATAATGGAACTTTATCTCGACAACCCACAATCGGATTTCGTTTTCAGGGAAAAGATAACGATGGCTTTCCGAAACGAATAAAAGGCCCAATTTCTAAACTCGAGGCGATTTTCCAAACCATGCTCCGAGCGCATGACTTGCGGCATATCGATCAACAAGATGCAAGCCGGACAATCCTTATACCTACCGGAAGCATTTCATTCACACAATTTCATTTGACAAAAGAGGATCAGGATTTTTTATACGCATCTGGATATCACGCTGCTGAGGATTTTGTACGAAAGCAAAAGTAA
- a CDS encoding polysaccharide deacetylase family protein: MRTLAEQLGYQRTDRVLIINCDDLGMCHSANEAAFVSLLHGLATSATIMIPCPWAYDAIQRWHQHRNLAIGIHLTLTSEWETYRWRPIAPSWKVPGLIDPDGFMWRSITDVYTHATPEEVYLECKSQIEQGIDWGLDITHLDSHMGVMQIHPCYLQVYAQLAGEYRLPLRMASQNDYAAIGLPDIRNRVAETGIIFCDNLILPEHKYKDETMKEFVLRKLSELPFGISEFFIHASIMTPELQAIVDNWQMRCDEFCLFTADRDIQSKIIQERIFFTTYRLLRDHQRRKTEYWISRRCDRCES; this comes from the coding sequence ATGAGAACGTTAGCTGAACAACTTGGCTATCAAAGGACAGATCGTGTGCTGATCATTAATTGTGACGATCTCGGTATGTGTCATTCGGCGAATGAAGCAGCATTCGTCAGCCTTTTGCATGGTTTGGCAACATCCGCGACCATTATGATTCCTTGTCCTTGGGCGTACGATGCAATTCAACGCTGGCACCAACACCGCAATCTGGCTATCGGTATCCATTTAACATTGACGAGCGAATGGGAAACCTATCGCTGGCGTCCGATTGCACCGAGTTGGAAAGTTCCCGGATTAATTGATCCAGACGGATTCATGTGGCGATCCATCACAGATGTCTATACACATGCAACACCTGAAGAAGTATATTTGGAATGTAAATCTCAAATTGAACAAGGAATTGACTGGGGATTAGACATTACACATCTGGATTCGCATATGGGAGTTATGCAGATACATCCATGCTATTTGCAAGTATATGCTCAATTGGCTGGCGAGTACCGCCTGCCGCTGCGAATGGCTTCCCAGAACGATTATGCCGCAATTGGACTTCCTGATATACGGAATCGTGTGGCGGAAACAGGCATTATATTTTGTGACAATCTTATTTTACCTGAACACAAGTATAAAGATGAAACCATGAAAGAATTTGTCTTACGGAAACTTTCAGAACTCCCTTTTGGGATCAGTGAGTTTTTTATTCATGCAAGTATAATGACTCCTGAATTACAAGCGATTGTTGACAATTGGCAAATGCGTTGCGATGAATTTTGCCTGTTTACAGCGGATAGGGACATTCAATCGAAAATCATTCAAGAAAGAATTTTCTTTACAACGTATCGATTGCTCCGTGATCATCAACGTCGAAAAACCGAATATTGGATTTCTCGGAGATGTGACAGGTGCGAATCCTAG
- a CDS encoding retropepsin-like aspartic protease, translating into MAIEIRLMHGLPIIDIDVVFSGRRLCVKNVLLDTGSAGTILNADIVSEIGVKPEETDKTAVIHGVGGTEIVFTKWFDSVTLGDSFVSPCKIEIGAMDYGIDIQGILGFDFIRLAKLVIDTVNMKIYSVN; encoded by the coding sequence ATGGCTATAGAGATTAGATTGATGCATGGTCTTCCAATTATTGATATAGACGTCGTCTTTTCAGGGCGTCGCCTTTGTGTAAAGAATGTATTGTTGGATACCGGTTCAGCAGGAACGATACTTAATGCTGATATAGTATCGGAAATTGGTGTTAAGCCGGAAGAAACGGATAAGACAGCAGTCATTCACGGGGTTGGCGGAACTGAAATCGTATTCACGAAATGGTTTGACTCTGTGACTCTAGGAGATTCTTTTGTGAGCCCGTGTAAAATTGAAATTGGAGCGATGGATTACGGTATCGACATCCAAGGAATTTTGGGTTTCGATTTTATTCGGTTAGCAAAGCTTGTCATTGATACAGTTAATATGAAGATCTACTCGGTAAACTAG